From a region of the Narcine bancroftii isolate sNarBan1 chromosome 5, sNarBan1.hap1, whole genome shotgun sequence genome:
- the LOC138765536 gene encoding probable G-protein coupled receptor 139, with amino-acid sequence MDLGNKSVWRTVFPYFNYITSKDSSLEWRMFFALRTIQPVYYPILAIFAVPVNSLTLVVLSRRKCGLSKGITCYLVAMTTADLLVVFLDLISRHIVIVFRNVFLFLSYMPACNIHAILLYAATDCSVWFTVGFTFDRFVGICCQKLQNKYCTERTAVSVVGTVIVFSCLKNIFWYFMMTGDYTFNNNPHFCEERDTVLGSREWATVQFLHYIITPFLPFVLVLLFNGLTVRYVLASSRARKRFRRVCRGDSPTDPEVKSRRKSLILLLVISGNFILFWAVLTAYFIWFRIYWAWFRHVDNAYPPFFVKELGFMLQVLNYSTNSALYTGVQTKFREQLEEVMKYPFILIIKFIQRRQHLRIKLSPFASKIICW; translated from the exons ATGGACCTGGGCAATAAATCAGTGTGGAGGACAGTGTTCCCATATTTTAACTACATTACTTCAAAAGACTCGTCATTAGAATGGCGAATGTTTTTTGCACTCAGGACCATCCAGCCAGTTTACTATCCAATTCTTGCAATTTTTGCAGTACCTG TGAACTCACTGACACTCGTGGTTCTGTCTCGGAGAAAGTGTGGTCTCTCCAAAGGTATCACTTGTTACCTGGTGGCCATGACAACAGCGGATCTCCTGGTTGTTTTCCTCGACCTAATATCGAGGCATATTGTGATTGTCTTTCGCAATGTTTTCCTATTCTTGTCGTACATGCCCGCTTGTAATATTCACGCCATTCTACTTTATGCAGCCACTGACTGTTCTGTCTGGTTCACCGTCGGCTTCACCTTTGATCGATTTGTGGGCATTTGTTGCCAAAAGCTGCAAAATAAATATTGCACCGAGAGAACAGCGGTTTCAGTTGTGGGGACTGTAATTGTATTCAGCTGTTTAAAGAATATTTTCTGGTATTTTATGATGACAGGTGATTACACTTTCAATAATAATCCACACTTTTGTGAAGAAAGAGACACAGTTTTGGGTTCTCGTGAATGGGCAACAGTCCAGTTTCTTCATTATATAATCACGCCTTTTCTTCCATTTGTTCTTGTGCTGCTGTTCAATGGTTTGACTGTTCGATATGTTTTGGCGTCTAGTCGAGCCCGCAAGAGATTCCGTCGTGTTTGCCGTGGAGATAGTCCCACAGACCCAGAAGTGAAAAGCCGGAGGAAATCCCTAATTTTACTGCTGGTTATCTCGGGGAACTTTATCTTATTTTGGGCTGTGTTAACGGCGTATTTTATATGGTTCCGTATTTATTGGGCGTGGTTTCGACACGTTGATAATGCATATCCACCGTTTTTTGTGAAAGAATTGGGTTTTATGCTCCAAGTCCTGAATTACAGCACAAACTCTGCCCTTTACACTGGAGTCCAGACCAAGTTCAGGGAACAGTTGGAAGAAGTCATGAAATATCCTTTCATTTTAATTATAAAATTTATTCAACGTCGACAGCACTTAAGAATTAAGTTGAGCCCTTTTGCTTCTAAAATAATCTGCTGGTAA